CTTTTCAATATTTTCCGACTACTGAATCCCTTAAAACTATTCCTAATGTTTGTCGCTTGTTTAGCCGGGGAAGCCACTATCCCTCACTTATTGCCCGCGAGCTTGATAGAAAAACAAATGAAAAGCGGTGAATTATTTAAAATTGAATCACCCCTGATTCCTTAGCCGCTTTCGAAGGACTACTTCTGGCCGATGCTGCTGAAAAAGTCCCTCCGCGATTTTTGCTCACGAAAGGGCGTGGGCGACATTGAAATCTGGCTCGCTCAGAAGACGGAGCTGTCTTGGTTTTCACGTAGCAACGCCAAAGTTGAGCGGTTTTTTGAACTGCTGAAAAGCAGCTTTCTCAGAGCCCGACTTTTTCAACAGAATCGGCCGATTTCTGCCTGTTGCCATCAGGCAGCAATGGGCCAATTCCGGTAGTTTGTGACCAGTCGCTAGCGACAGATTCAGTTGAAGAAATTTGGTTTCAGCTCGCTATGTGTCAATGGCCATTAATTTTGACCCACTTTTGGCCAATAGAATTGACCCACTTGCTCACCGCTAACCGGCGGTTTTCTGCTTCAAGCGGTAGCTCTCCCCTCCCAGCATAAAAATGTGTGAATGGTGGATTACACGGTCAATGATGGGCACTGCCACGTTGTCGTTATGGAAGAACTCGCCCCAGCTGGTGAAGTCCTTGTTGGTGGTCAGGATCACCGAGCGGTACTCGTACAAGTTGTTGATCAACTGGAACAGGTTATACCGGGCCTGACGGGTCATCGGCAGGTAGCCCAGCTCATCGATGATCAGCACATCGTACTTGCTCAGCTGGTTCAGTCGCTTCTTCAGCTCGCCCTTCATCTCCGCCAACTCCAGGTCCTCGACCAGTGCCAGTGCAGTGCGGAACAGCACCTTGTAGCCAGCCTGGACGGCCTTGTGGCCAATCCCAATGGCCAGGTGGGTCTTGCCCACCCCCGGTGGCCCAATGAACACCAGGTTGTCGCGGTTATCGATAAAGCTGAAGTCCAGCAAGGCACTGACCTGTCGCTTGGTGATCGTGGTCTGATGCCGGTAATCAAAGGCCTCCAGGTGCTTCTCCGAGGGGAACTGGGCCTGTTTGAGGTTGCGGCTCACACGACTACTCGAACGGGCGTTGATCTCATGCTCAACCAACGACTGGGCGAAATTCAGGTAAGACATCTCATTGGCTTCAGCCCTGGCCAGCAGGGCGGTCAGTTCACCGGCGGTCGCGCTGAGGCGAAGGCTGCGGTACTGCGCTACGGTGCTATCGAGTAGGCTCATGGGGTCACTCCGTGGCCAGTCGACTGGCCAACGTGGGCGTAAGCATTCAGATCGGCATGGCCGACGCGGCTACCCGCCTCCGGCGCATACTCGCGGTCACTGATGGCGCGTCCTCGCGCCCTGGCTTGCTGCCAGGCTTCGAGGTAGCGCCTGAGTCCGGTGGCGGTCAGCTCGCTGCGCTCGCACAACTCACCCAACAGCTTGGTATCAACCGGCGCGTGGGCCATGAGCAGATCACGCACGGCGACCAGTTGGTCCTTGTAGATACGCGGTGAGGTCCGCTTAAGCAATTGGCACAGGGCAGAGCCCAGATCATCGGAGAGGATCGCATCAATGCTGTGTTCCAGATCGGTAATGCGCTGGGTCTGGTCTCGGTAGTGGTTGTTGTTCTTGATCATCCGGCCCTTGGCCTTGCACAGGTCATGGGTGGCGATGAGCTCGCCGCTCTCCAGGTCATGGATCAGCAGCTGGTTGTCCTGTGCGCTGACACCGACACGGGCTTGCTGCCAAGCCATGGGTACCGAATACTTGTTAGCCTGCCAGGAGATCAGCCCGGTCTTGTCGACCTTGCGCGTTTCTCTTGCAGGCATCAAGTGCAGCAGGCTCTGCGGGACCAGATAGGGCTTGAGCTGGCTGCGCTCCAGCGCCTCGAAATGCTCCCGAGGATGCTGTCCGGTCGTGCCGTGCACACGCGCATTGGCTACGGTCTCAAGCCAGTCATGCAGATGCTGGTGAACGGCGTTCTCGTCCGCAAATTGCTCGCCATAGAAACAGTCACGCTTGACGTACTTGACGCCGGCCTCCACCTTGCCCTTGCTCTCCGGGTCATAGCCCTCACAGGCATGGATACGATAGCCAGCCGTGGTTGCATACTGGTGGAAGCGCTGGTTGAGCGTCAGCTCTCGATATTGCTCGCTGATCACCACCATCTTGGTCTGGTCGTAAATGCACTCCTCAGTGACGCCGCCGAAGTAACGGAATGCCTCGTCATGCATCTGGATAAAACGCTCGGTATCCAACGGACGGAAGCTCAGGCCGACATACATTAGCCGGGAACAGGACAACACAAAAACCACAAAATGCACCACGCGCTCCACGCCGCCGATCATGACGCCACGCAACTCACCGGGATCGACCTGGCACTGAACGCCCGGCACCGACTCAACGACCGGTTCGTAATAGCGGAACTGGCCGCAGGCAACCTGCTGCTTGAGCGTTTGTACATACCGGCGGATGCTCCGGTCAGATACCGCCAGATCAACGCTGCGCTCTCTCAGACGTCGGGCCAACTTGACCGCACTGAGTGCTGGAAACTGGATCAGCTGATTGATCAGATAATCACGGTGCCCGTCGAGCAGCTTGGTCCGCGAAGGGTCAGCAATGGCGACGCTGATCTGCGTTTCATCCAGGTGAAGATACTTGCGTACGGTATTCCGGGAAATCCCCAGCTCACGGCTGATGGCACGGACCGACAAACCCCGGCCCTGGTCGTACAACCCCTTGATCTTGTGAATCACAACCCACTCCTTCAATGATCTGTCCCCGGCCTGTGCATAAGGCGGGTGACGCTACATGGATCGGTGGCCAGTGCCACCATGGGTGGGTCAAAATTGTTGGCCAGAGGTGGGTCAGTTTAATTGGCCATTAACACTATGACTCAGACATTGCTACCAACGAAGGGTCTACTCACCCCATATTAGTGGTTTCTCGGCCCTTGTCGGCTTCTGCCGTGAATCGTCGACGGTATTGGCTCAACCCTCATAACTCCGGGACATTTCAGTTTCGCTCATGCCGAAGTCCTGCATACGCCTTGCGGGGGCTTTCTTTGGGAAATCTATATAAGTCAGCGCTCGTCATCGCAGCTTCCGCCACATGGTTTCTCAGCTCAGGTGATTATGAATGAGCTGTCGTTGCTCTGGTGGCAGCGTAAGGGGCTGGCGAGCCTCTAGGGTGAACCGGTCGCCATTGAACCATAACAGCTCGGCATGCTGGTCAACGAGTTGTAGCTGGGCTTCGCGGAACGTCTGCACCTGATGCATTTCCCCCTCGATACGGCTGGGGTGTAGGCTGCTGACGGAGCGGTTGGTGACCCAGAGCCATTCATGACCAGAATCTGATGTGTTGGCCATCTGGTCGTGGCGTTTGATCTCGACCAGATGGCCCTGTGGTGATGCGAACAGACGCATGACTTCGTAAGCTAAAGACATAGAATGGATCGATTGCTGATGGAAGGTGGTAATTCTGCCAGAGATGCAGCTTTTCTTCATGGTCGCTGCTCGCTCATTCGCAGCTCTGATATTTGGCAAAATCCCAGTCCTGGTCATCCCGACCTCGTTACTTCTCATTAGTTGGATAGAACAGCAAGACTATTTTTCGAAATTTCTTATTGTTATTTTCATCATGTGATTGACCAAAAATGTCACTTCAGCCATCAAGATGATATTGGAGATTACCAGGAGTGATGTTGGGGTTGGACGTAGGCTAGCGCAACGCGTTTGAGGGTCACGCATGACAGGCTGCAGGATGACCTTTCAGGTCATGTTTGTGACTATTTAAGTTGAGAGATGTCACGGTATGGAAATATGACCGTCATGACGGCTTTACGGCCTTTACAGCGAGACGATTACCGAAAACACTGATCATCAGCGTTAATTCTGGCTCTTGAGCCTGCGGGGAGGCTTTAGCTAGACGTGCTACGTCTTTTCTCCGGTTTGCCTTGGTACCCGATCGGGCTTCGCAGGGATGTCCATTACGCCACGATCTTCATAGGTGTTTTGCTGCAGATGACCAGTCGCATCGAATGCAAAAGCAGATGGAAGCGCGTGACAGTGATTTCAAATACTATAAAAATATTCTATACACCCATCGAGGCCGCTATACGGTGGAGTAACCTGTCCGAGCATGAGGAGACTATCCTCGACAAGCTCAATCCTGATTGCATACCCTCAGCTCAGGAATTGGAAGAATGGCCGCTTGTTAGTCTGAATTTTGGTCGGATCTACGACGGATTGCTCAATGGGGATCTGCCCTTTGGTCGAAAGGGTATTACCTGTGCAGATCCCGAACTGCTGACTTCTCCAGACGTCACGATCAGACATGTGGATATGCGCGTATGGATGATAGAAAACTACCCCGATCAAAGGCCCGATTTTCTCTTTGATGAATATGAGCGATCGCTGCATCCCTCCATTTCTGTCGAAGCGGCTCAAATCCTGGTCTTTGAACGGGACCTCTGGTGCTCTACAAGCAAAAAGCTCCAGGCGCAGTTGAATGTGATGCAAAGTGAGCTTGAGACCGCTACCACTCGCAATGGCGGTGAGTCACTGAGTCAGCGCGCTGAATACACCTACTTGAATATCATAGGCGCATTGGTTCAGCTCATACTAAGCGAAACGCCGTCAGGCATCGCGTATTCCACTTTTCGGAGCCAGGAAGCCATTATTACCGCACTGATAGCCCATCATGCCGGCCTTATGGGTATCACTGAACGAACCCTGCATGCCAAGTTTGCTGAGGCAAAGCGCCGACTGATGGCACAAGTCATCTAGCGTTTCCATCCTGCATATGCAGTAGCCAGTTCTGCATATGCAGTGCCCATTCAGAGCGGCATCCTCCTCAATGAGATCACGTCCATGAAGCGCCAGAAGCGCACAGGAGTGATCAAGATGAACCAGCAAACAACTTCCAGCGAGGCCAATATTGAACGCCGCATATTGCGTCGGCCAGAAGTAGAAGCAAAAACCGGTTTTAAACGCGCTCATATCTACAACATGATGAGTGTGGGTAAGTTTCCTCAAGCTATCCGCATTGGCGTGCGTGCAGTGGGTTGGGACTCAGTCGAGATAGAAGAATGGCTTACAGAGCGGCGAAATGAACGGTCATGACCGTACTTTCCCCATCCAGGAAACAAGGGAGCCGTTCATGCAAGTATTGTCATTGATAAGTACCAAAGGCGGAGTTGGTAAAACTACGATTGCGGCCAATCTTGGTGGCTTCTTTGCCGATGCCGGTTTTCGGGTTTTGTTGCTCGATCTTGATACTCAACCCACGCTGTCCTCGTACTACACACTTGTCCATCGAGCCACTGGAGGCACCTACGAACTGCTTGCCTTCAATGAGCAAGACCTGACGAAGATCGTGTCACGCACGGCTATCAACGGCCTTGATATCATTGTGTCGAATGACGAGCACCGGCAGTTGAACACCTTGCTGTTGCATGCTGCAGATGGACGCTTGCGGTTGCGCAATTTGTTGGCGATATTCAAACCGCACTACGATCTGGTACTGATTGATACTCAAGGTGCTCGCAGCGTTCTGTTGGAAATGGCCGTATTAGCCTCCAATCTGGCTATCTCGCCAATTACTCCGGAGATCCTGGCTGCTCGTGAGCTGCACCGTGGCTCGTTGCAACTGATGGAGGAGATGACTCCTTATCGCCATCTTGGCATTCAGCCCCCTCAATTGCATCTGTTGATCAACCGGGTTCCAGCCGTTTCCTCCAACGCGCGGCTGGTACAGCAGACGTTGCGGTTGGTGTTCCGGAAACATCCAGGCGTACATGCTCTGGAGTCAGTGGTTCCCGCCATCGTAGCGTTTGCGCGTGCGGCAACCAGGGGGCGGCCTGTCCACCAGGTTGAACGCCGACGTCCAGCGGGTCGCCAAACACCAGCGGCATTGGAGATCGTTTGCAACCTTGCTACAGAGTTGTTTCCCCAGTGGCAGGCTCGGTTTGTTCTAGTCACCGGTAGGGGGCCTTATGTCCACCGTGTGTAACCCAGGCCCTGGGCACAAGCGGCTTTTGTCACTTATTGAAACTGCGATGAGTGAAGAACCGAACGTCATGCGTACTCAAGGCGGGCATCTGACATTCAGCAAACCAGGCCTCCCGAGCATCTACACCTGTCCGGCTACGGACAACCGCCGCGCCGGGATGAATGTCACAACATCGCTACGCAAGGCGCGCGAACATCATGGAGGAGCGGATGGCTGACTTCACATCTGAAGAGATGGCTGACAAGTTATTGGCAGCTGGCTTTTCACGCAGCGGTCCTGTGGCTCAAGCCTTGAGCGATCCCCTTGTTGATACGCCGGTGGTAGTAACGCTCGATGAACTGCGTGCTTACGAACTCAACCCAAGGCTAACGCGTAATCCACTCTACGCGGAGATTAAAGCCTCGATCCGTGAGCGCGGTCTGGATGCGCCACCGGCTATAACCAGGCGTCCTGATGCCGACCATTACATTATCCGCAACGGGGGTAATACACGCCTGGCGATCTTGCGGGAGCTATGGGCTGAGACAAAAGATGAGCGGTTCTTTCGAATCTCTTGCTTGTTCCGGCCTTGGCCGCAGCACGGTGAAATCGTCGCACTAACAGGCCATCTGGCAGAAAACGAACTTCATGGCAGGCTGACCTTCATTGAGCGTGCCTTGGGTGTCGAGAAGGCCAGAGAGTTGTACGAGCAGGAAAGCGATGGCGCCTTGTCTCAGAGCGAGCTCGCCCGCCGTCTTGCCGCGGATGGTTATCCTGTCCCACAACCGCATATCAGCAGAATGCAAGAAACCATTCGCTACCTGTTACCTGCAATTCCTAATGTTCTCTACAGCGGGTTAGGCCGTCATCAGGCGGAGCGCTTGGTGATGTTGCGCAAAGCGGCTGACCTGATCTGGCAACAACATGCGCCCCAGAAAAACATGCAGGGTGATTTTGATGCGATATTCCACGATGTGCTGGCATCCTTCGATGCGCAACCTGATGCATTCAGCCCCAAGCGGGTTATGGATGAGCTAGTTGGACAGATGGCCGATCTGTTGGAGCTCGATTACAGCGCGCTGGAACTGGATATCGATAATATCGACAGGCGCCAGCGTGCTGTGACAAGCCCACCGCAAATGCCGGCCAGCTCTGAGACATCCGTCCCCGAAACGGGTGCCCTTACAGACTTGCAGCCATCGCCAGCCACATCAGCACCAGCGCTCCGGGATACGGCGTCTACACCTGAAACACCCTCTGAACAGCATGTGGTCACAAAAGCATCAGGAGATGACCTGCCTTCTGCCGCCGGTGCAGCCTTGTCAGGGGAGACCGAACATGAGAACGGTAATGCCGTAGAAGCAACGCTGCAAGCCCATATCGTCTCACCTGTGGACAGTACCGAACGGCTGCAGGCTATCCAGCAATTGGTGGCGAATCACACGGGTGAAGAGCGCCCTGATTTTGCAGAGACTGTACTACGGGCCATCCCGGTCCAGGTAGGGGGGCTCTTTCCGATCACAGATGTCTGGTATATCGAGCCAAGTCTGGATGCGCCAGACCGTCTTCGTATCCACCTGGCCCAGTTTGCAGGTGAGATAGCCGAGGAAGCAGACATGCTGGACTGTATCGAGGCCGTCGGCGACGGGGTTGGCTTTATCTGCGCTACTGACAGTGGCAGCCCAAAGACTTCTTCACCGTTTAGCCTCGCTGTCCAGGCACTGTTATGCGCATTGAGCGCTACGCATGAGGAGCCGTCCCTGTCTTCGAGCGTCCGGCTGGAGCATGTGCTGGGGCCGTTGTTACATGGGGTCATGCCATGCGATGAGCACAACATGCCCCGACTGAGCGATAACGGTCTGGTCAAACTGTTTCGCATGCTGCGTCTTGCTCGTCGGCTGCAAGATCTGGAGACCGGCGCAGCAGATCGAGCAGACAACTGAACAAGCGGAGACGATCATGTCGGGGCCACATCCTTTGAATCAAGCCGTTGTAGCTCAGGCTCTGCATGATCTGCGCAATGGCCAAATGCGCAGATGCTTATCCATGGGCTTTGGGGAGCGTGAGCTTGATGTGCTGAAACAGCCGGCGCTGGTTGCCTTGCTTGCCGACGCACGCGTGCCTTGGTGCACTGTCACAGTGAACCGCGACGTGCTCTGGCGGCTGGTCAACCAGATGCATGAAATCGAGTCTGAAATCGCTACGGTTGATCGTATGCTGCGGCTTGGAGCCAGTACCGAGATGGTCTGTGCTTTCTATGGATTGACGCATCAGGAGGTGGCGCTGCGTCGGGACATTCTTGAGCTGCCCAAGCGCAAGGGGCGTCATCCTGTGTTGAGTGAAGAACAGGAGACCGATTTATGGCATCGATGGAAACCTGCTGTTGCTGAGCGCGATATCCCTCTCAACGACGATGCCTCGATGCTCACTCTGACCATGGATCTGGCTGAAACCATGGCTCTACCGGTGTCGGTCATTTGGAGCGTCATACGGAGCTGGATCGACCAGGGCCTTGCCTGAGCCATGGATACATTGAATACGGGTGCAACTGGCCCCGTACCGCTCCGCCAACTACTCGATAGCGCCTTGCATCAGTTGAACGGTGCGGGGCCAGGTGATGGCTTTCTTTTCAGCGGCAACCGGCATGAGAGCGTGCCTCGTGGGCTACTGCTTGATCGCCGACTCACCCCGTTGGAGCGCAACGCCTGGCAGGTGTTCAGGTTGTTGCTCAGTGAAGATGGTATAACCACCTTTCCGACCTACGATCAATTACGCCCGTACCTGGCCTCCATGCCCTGTGTCGCCCAAGCCTCACATGAAACGGTAGCGCGTGCGCTGACTGCTTTGCGACTGACGCGCTGGCTCAGCCTGGCTCGTCGTCGACGCGATCCCCGCAGCGGTCGCATTCTGGCGAACCTGTACGTGCTGCATGATGAGCCGCTCACTCCCTACGAAGCCATACAGATCGACCCGGAGTACCTGGGCCTGATCAGTAACTCCCTTACCCATGCCAGTAAATCGATCAAGCGGCTTGGCCACCATGTGCTGAACGAGTGGGCGGTCGATCCTTTTCTGACCCAGCGCTCATTACCTACACGGCTCCAGGTTCTGACGCTGCACCTGGCGGATAATGTTCAGCCTCCCTCGGCGACTTACCCACAACCGACGCTGGATCACCAATCCGAAGAAGGGGAGGAGGCCTTACTTCGGATTGGTGATCCGCTGTCTTCGGATTCCGAAGCAGGGCTGAAACCCAGCAATCACCACTCACTTCCGATTCCGAAGCAGGACCGTACTGTAGTACTTAATATAAAAACAAAAGAAGTACGTACTGTACCGCGCGCATGTGAGTTGCCGGGACTGTGTTTGCCTGACCATTTCTCACGATTGAAGAACGAGCAGCAGGCAGGCGCATTGGTGGCTCTAAAACAAGTTGAACAGGAACAGCGTCAAGCGGTGCTGGACGAATGGGCCGCACGTTGCCACACCAGCACGGTTCGCAACCCAGCCGGCTACTTGTTCGGCATCATTCAGAAGGCGGTTCGCGGTGAGTTCAAGGCCTGGGCAACACAGAAACGGGCAGTTATTACACCTGCCAGTGCCACGCCGCAGATCGCTGTACCGTCAGCGCCGTCGGCCAGCCCGGAAAGCGTTCGCATCCACTTGGCACGCATGCGCGCCATGCTAAACAAGACCGAATCGGGTGAGCAGTAGGCTCCGGTGGAAGTCCATAGCGCTATACCCTGGGTATAGCTGCAACAGACAGCCTTCCGTTTTTTGATGCTGCAAACCGATGTGCGTGCCCAGATGTCAGTGCGGTCAGCCTGGCGTATGTAATCGGCTCGAAGCAGTACGCTTTGTTAACAGATTTCCTTCCTCGCCGGATCGACACTTGCGACTCGTTTATCCAATGCGGGTTGTACACATGGCAAATAACGAATCCCTTCAACTGAACCTTGGATCACTGCGCAGTGCGATGTCGCTAACATTGCACACCCACCACGCATCGCGAATCTGGCATGGCCGGGCTGCCGGTGAGGGTCGGCCCGCCATCGTGGGCTTGAACGGCTTCATTGCTGTGATGAACAAAATGAAGCGTGGTGCGGAGCAGGACGACCCTTACAGCGATTGGTGGATGCTGAGGATAGAAGACAAACTGTCCCAGACCGGGACTACCCTGAAGACATTGCGGGAACAGGTCGACCAGGCGCTGGATGGAGTTCCCCCGGCACTGAGTCTGGGCGAAAACCTCAATGTGCAGCCCGTCAAGTTGCCGCTATTTGTGAATGCCCAATTGGGCTTTGCGGCGGTTTACCTGCTGGCCGACTACGACGATATTGCACGCAAGCTGATCCTAGCCCATCACACTGCCTTGATCGACCGCAGCACTCTTGAGCGCTGGCTCAATGATGGTGCCCATTCTCTGCGCAGCCTTTTCTCTCTGGCACAACATTATCGTTACTCTGGCTGCACGCGCGATGATTTTGCAACCAGAAACGCTGCCGCCCGGGCTGCGCTCGACAAGTTCGGTGAACTGCCGCAAGAAGTGATGGAGGGGACGCATCGATCACGCTTCGCCCCCGTCATCGCCAGGCGATCGGCCTCGGTATCGAAAACAGAAACAGCATTGGCAGAGCCGGAAGATAACAATGACACAAGCGAGGTGAACGAGGACAACAACGAAACCGAGGAGGTGCCAGACCTTGCCGAGTTGGATGCTGACTCCAGCGTCAACAACGAGGAGGAACCCACATGAGTTCGGACTCATTTTCTGGCCTGAATCGAAGCCGCTTCGTCAGCCTTGAACAGACAGACTTCCAGAGACTGGAACACGCAGCCTATCTAAAAGGCCTTTTAAAACCTTTTAAAGGTAAGGGGGATCTGGAGAACTGGGCCAGCCAATGCCGTGCGTTACGCGACGGCATGATAGAGCTGGCGCAACGACGGATATTGGTGCAAGCGAGCGCTTATCCCTTCCGGTTGTTGCCAGTCGAACTGGCCCAGCAGCCCACTGGCGCAGGCACGACATTTCTTCGCTGGCGCAGGCTCGATCGCTCAGCCATGGGGGTGGCGCTGTGGCAGAAGATGCTGCTGAGCAGCGCAACACCAGACAGCCTGATCGATGACCTGTTCACAATGGAGTGCCAGCGCATCGTACACAACATGCAAATCAGCCTGACTCACAGTATTGCCCGACAGGCCCTGGAATGCGCCAGCAAGATGGGGCAGGCCGAGGCGACTTATCTGCGCCGGCTTGATGTTGGCAGCAGACCCACACCCAATACCTCGACGGAGGCACCATGAGTACTCACTTTATTGGCGAAGGTAATATTGGCTCTGCGCCGGAATACCGGGAGTTTCAGAACGGCAATGAAGAGCCGCGGCGGTTACTGCGCCTGAATGTCTACTTCGATAATCCGGTGCCGAAGAAGGACGGCGGCTTTGAAGATCGGGGAGGGTATTGGGCACCCGTGGAACTGTGGCATCGCGAGGCGGAGAGTTGGGCCACTCTGTACAAGAAGAGCATGCGTGTGTTGGTGGAAGGGCGCACCGTGCGCGATGAGTGGGAGGATGCTGACGACAACGAGCGAGTGACCTTCAAAATCGAGGCGCGGCGCGTTGGTATTCTGCCGTACCGGCTGGAGTCGGTCAGAACCAGTGCCAAGCCGGCCAGCAACGAAGCGCCTCCCGAGGACGAGTAGGTTCTTTGAGTGGAGCAGCTGCGTTCCCTCGCGGCTGCTCTTTTTTGAAGCCGTAGAGCAAACCTATACCCAAGGGATAGTTCCACTGATGCCCACCCCGTTCCACGCGCTTTGATATTGGTAGCGGCTGTTCCAGAAGCCCCTCGTCCAACCTGATTCTCACTCATATCACCTCGCGTTCTGAAAGCGGCAGCATCAAGTACGGCTTGTTAGCTGTCTGCGTCTGACCCAGCCGTCATGTTGTTCCTCATTCCCATCAGTAACGAAGTTTTGTGGAACAACATGAGATTATTTCTATGTGAGAAGCCCTCTCAGGGTAAGGACATTGGCCGAGTGCTCGGTGCTACGCAGCGAGTCAACGGTTGCGTTAAGGGGCCAGGCGTCATTGTGACCTGGTGCATAGGCCACCTTGTCGAAGCGGCACCGCCCGAAGTCTATGACGCACAGCTAAAACGCTGGTCCATTGAGCAGTTACCCATAATCCCTGAGCACTGGCGCGTCGAGGTCAAACCCAAGACTGCAGCGCAGTTCAAGGTCATCAAACAGTTGCTTGGTCAAGCCACTGAGCTGGTCATCGCCACTGACGCGGATCGTGAAGGCGAGCTAATCGCCCGTGAAATCATCGATCTGTGTGGTTACCGAGGTCCGATACAACGCCTGTGGCTATCGGCGTTGAATGATACGTCGATCCGTAAGGCATTGGCTGCCCTGAAGCCTTCGTCCGAAACGCTCCCCCTGTACCATTCGGCCCTGGCGCGCTCCCGCGCCGATTGGTTGGTGGGCATGAACCTCAGCCGGCTTTTCACATTGCTGGGCCGACAGGCGGGTTATCAGGGTGTGCTGTCGGTGGGCCGGGTGCAAACCCCTACACTCAAACTTGTCGTGGACCGCGACCGGGAAATCGCTCGGTTCGTATCAGTGCCATTCTGGACCATTGAGGTCACGCTCTCTGCAACAGGGCAATCCTTCGTCGCGCGATGGCAGGCACCGGAAACCAACTCAGACGAGGCGGGCAGGTGTCTGCAGGAGTCAGCGGCGCAAAAGGCGGTCGAGCAGATGCGTGCAGCTGGTGTCGCCCAAGTAGTGTCCGTCGAAACCGAACGGGTACGCGAAGGCCAGCCGCTGCCATTTGATCTCGGCACACTGCAAGAAGTCTGTTCCAGGCAACTTGGCCTGGATGTGCAGGACACCCTGGATGTTGCCCAGGCGTTATACGAAACGCACAAAGCCACCACTTACCCGCGGTCAGACACGGGCTACCTGCCCGAGAGCATGCTGACCGATGTGCCAGCGGTGCTTGATAGTTTGCTCACAACTGATCCAAGCTTGCGTTCCGTGATGGGGCAACTTGATCGCACACTGCGCTCGCGTGCCTGGAACGATAGCAAGGTGACTGCTCACCACGGCATCATACCCACGCTGGAACCCGTGAACCTGTCGGCCATGAGCGAGAAGGAGCTGGCGGTCTACCGCTTGATCCGTGCCCATTACCTGGTGCAGTTCATGCCGCATCACGAGTTCGATCGCACTACTGCGCAGCTATCCTGTGCGGGCCAGCATCTCCAGGCTGTGGGCAAACAGATCGTCGTTTCAGGATGGCGGCAGGCATTGACTGAGCATCAACCCGATGATGTCAGTGATGAAGCAGCCCCGCGCAACCAAGTGCTCCCTGCACTCAGACAAGGCTTGTTCTGCCAGCTTGCTAACATCGAACTCAAGGCGCTCAAGACCCTGCCACCGCGGGCCTTTACCCAGGGCGAACTGATCAAGGCCATGAAAAATGTCGCCAGGCTGGTGTCCGATCCTCGCCTGAAGCAGAAGCTCA
Above is a genomic segment from Halopseudomonas litoralis containing:
- a CDS encoding STY4528 family pathogenicity island replication protein, encoding MDTLNTGATGPVPLRQLLDSALHQLNGAGPGDGFLFSGNRHESVPRGLLLDRRLTPLERNAWQVFRLLLSEDGITTFPTYDQLRPYLASMPCVAQASHETVARALTALRLTRWLSLARRRRDPRSGRILANLYVLHDEPLTPYEAIQIDPEYLGLISNSLTHASKSIKRLGHHVLNEWAVDPFLTQRSLPTRLQVLTLHLADNVQPPSATYPQPTLDHQSEEGEEALLRIGDPLSSDSEAGLKPSNHHSLPIPKQDRTVVLNIKTKEVRTVPRACELPGLCLPDHFSRLKNEQQAGALVALKQVEQEQRQAVLDEWAARCHTSTVRNPAGYLFGIIQKAVRGEFKAWATQKRAVITPASATPQIAVPSAPSASPESVRIHLARMRAMLNKTESGEQ
- a CDS encoding PFL_4669 family integrating conjugative element protein; the protein is MANNESLQLNLGSLRSAMSLTLHTHHASRIWHGRAAGEGRPAIVGLNGFIAVMNKMKRGAEQDDPYSDWWMLRIEDKLSQTGTTLKTLREQVDQALDGVPPALSLGENLNVQPVKLPLFVNAQLGFAAVYLLADYDDIARKLILAHHTALIDRSTLERWLNDGAHSLRSLFSLAQHYRYSGCTRDDFATRNAAARAALDKFGELPQEVMEGTHRSRFAPVIARRSASVSKTETALAEPEDNNDTSEVNEDNNETEEVPDLAELDADSSVNNEEEPT
- a CDS encoding DUF3158 family protein is translated as MSSDSFSGLNRSRFVSLEQTDFQRLEHAAYLKGLLKPFKGKGDLENWASQCRALRDGMIELAQRRILVQASAYPFRLLPVELAQQPTGAGTTFLRWRRLDRSAMGVALWQKMLLSSATPDSLIDDLFTMECQRIVHNMQISLTHSIARQALECASKMGQAEATYLRRLDVGSRPTPNTSTEAP
- a CDS encoding single-stranded DNA-binding protein codes for the protein MSTHFIGEGNIGSAPEYREFQNGNEEPRRLLRLNVYFDNPVPKKDGGFEDRGGYWAPVELWHREAESWATLYKKSMRVLVEGRTVRDEWEDADDNERVTFKIEARRVGILPYRLESVRTSAKPASNEAPPEDE
- a CDS encoding DNA topoisomerase III, yielding MRLFLCEKPSQGKDIGRVLGATQRVNGCVKGPGVIVTWCIGHLVEAAPPEVYDAQLKRWSIEQLPIIPEHWRVEVKPKTAAQFKVIKQLLGQATELVIATDADREGELIAREIIDLCGYRGPIQRLWLSALNDTSIRKALAALKPSSETLPLYHSALARSRADWLVGMNLSRLFTLLGRQAGYQGVLSVGRVQTPTLKLVVDRDREIARFVSVPFWTIEVTLSATGQSFVARWQAPETNSDEAGRCLQESAAQKAVEQMRAAGVAQVVSVETERVREGQPLPFDLGTLQEVCSRQLGLDVQDTLDVAQALYETHKATTYPRSDTGYLPESMLTDVPAVLDSLLTTDPSLRSVMGQLDRTLRSRAWNDSKVTAHHGIIPTLEPVNLSAMSEKELAVYRLIRAHYLVQFMPHHEFDRTTAQLSCAGQHLQAVGKQIVVSGWRQALTEHQPDDVSDEAAPRNQVLPALRQGLFCQLANIELKALKTLPPRAFTQGELIKAMKNVARLVSDPRLKQKLKDSVGIGTEATRANIINGLLTRGYLIKKGRAIRASDAADMLIDTVPAAIADPGTTAIWEQALDMIEAGQLTHDVFIAKQSDWISQLIVQYQGTSLSIKVPQGPACPECGAAMRERTGKKGVFWSCPRYPECKGTLPVESAPTKGSTPRKRRSAPRAS